A single region of the Myxococcaceae bacterium JPH2 genome encodes:
- a CDS encoding rhodanese-like domain-containing protein: protein MEPTIIIDELYARLGDEDVLVLDCRGAEDWARFESQIPGALRMTAAEIAVDLEILPDDELIVLCGCAEDGADTWELCRLLRARGRDAVCLSGGLLAWMGAGYPTERHPAASSSAHP, encoded by the coding sequence GTGGAGCCCACCATCATCATCGACGAGTTGTATGCCCGCCTCGGGGACGAGGACGTCCTCGTCCTCGACTGCCGAGGCGCGGAGGACTGGGCTCGCTTCGAGTCCCAGATTCCCGGCGCGCTGCGGATGACCGCCGCGGAGATTGCCGTCGATCTGGAGATCCTCCCGGACGACGAGCTCATCGTCCTCTGTGGCTGCGCCGAGGATGGCGCGGATACCTGGGAACTCTGTCGATTGCTGCGCGCCCGTGGTCGCGACGCGGTGTGTCTGTCGGGAGGACTGCTGGCGTGGATGGGCGCCGGCTACCCCACCGAGCGCCACCCGGCCGCGTCTTCCTCCGCGCATCCGTGA
- the asd gene encoding aspartate-semialdehyde dehydrogenase, whose product MAKLRAVLIGATGLAGQQFIAGLKNHPFIELAGLAASPRSAGKTYVEALRTANGMTAWFISEPLSPEIAGMKVMSGDAVQAKDFDLAFSAVEADVARELEPRLARDIPVISAASAFRYDDDVPLLLPPINAAHAPLIREQQKRRGWKGFIAPMPNCTTTGLAVTLAPLIERFGVKAVLMTSLQAISGAGRSPGVIGMDILDNVIPYIPKEEGKVEVETKKILGALRPDGAALSPHDVRVSCTCTRVAVLEGHTESVFVSLGKKASVEEVVQAMREWKGVEVSRDLPSAPPRWIHVHDDPFRPQPRLDRDVYGGMTTSVGRVREDGVLENGIKYVLVSHNTKMGAACGAILAAEMLRAQGLLG is encoded by the coding sequence ATGGCCAAGCTGCGCGCTGTCCTCATTGGCGCCACCGGACTCGCGGGTCAGCAGTTCATCGCTGGCCTGAAGAACCACCCCTTCATCGAGCTTGCGGGCCTCGCCGCGTCCCCGCGCTCCGCGGGGAAGACATACGTGGAGGCGCTGCGCACCGCCAACGGGATGACGGCGTGGTTCATCTCCGAGCCGTTGTCGCCCGAGATCGCGGGCATGAAGGTCATGAGCGGTGACGCGGTCCAGGCGAAGGACTTCGACCTCGCCTTCTCCGCCGTCGAGGCAGATGTCGCTCGGGAGCTGGAGCCGCGCCTCGCCCGGGACATCCCGGTCATCTCCGCCGCGAGCGCGTTCCGCTACGACGACGACGTGCCGCTGCTGCTGCCGCCCATCAACGCCGCGCACGCGCCCCTGATCCGCGAGCAGCAGAAGCGCCGCGGCTGGAAGGGCTTCATCGCGCCGATGCCCAACTGCACCACCACGGGTCTGGCCGTCACGCTCGCGCCGCTCATCGAGCGCTTCGGCGTGAAGGCCGTGTTGATGACCAGCCTCCAGGCGATCTCGGGCGCCGGTCGCTCCCCGGGTGTCATCGGCATGGACATCCTCGACAACGTCATCCCCTACATCCCGAAGGAGGAGGGGAAGGTCGAGGTGGAGACGAAGAAGATCCTCGGAGCGCTGCGTCCGGATGGTGCCGCGCTGTCGCCGCACGACGTGCGCGTCTCCTGCACGTGCACCCGCGTGGCCGTGCTCGAGGGCCACACCGAGTCTGTCTTCGTCTCGCTCGGGAAGAAGGCGAGCGTCGAAGAGGTCGTCCAGGCCATGCGCGAGTGGAAGGGCGTGGAGGTGTCGCGCGACCTGCCTTCCGCGCCGCCGCGCTGGATCCATGTCCACGATGACCCGTTCCGCCCCCAGCCCCGGTTGGACCGCGACGTGTACGGTGGCATGACCACCAGCGTCGGGCGCGTGCGCGAAGATGGTGTGCTGGAGAACGGCATCAAGTACGTGCTCGTCTCCCACAACACGAAGATGGGTGCCGCCTGCGGCGCCATCCTCGCCGCCGAAATGCTGCGTGCCCAGGGATTGCTGGGCTGA
- a CDS encoding haloacid dehalogenase-like hydrolase encodes MRPTVLLFDIDGTLVTTGGAGRRSMEMAFEKLHGRRDACDSFSMSGMTDRAIVRKALGIIGAPVFEEAISAVVDSYVAHLSEEVHKVDDSAFRVHPGMREAVHAARARAGFAVGLGTGNVRPGARVKLERVRIHDQFSFGGFGCDHEDRVELIRAGAMAGAAQLGVPFTECRVVIIGDTPKDVHAAKGIGAECIGVGTGNFTAAQLREAGAEWAFADFSEPAALSALLDGR; translated from the coding sequence ATGCGTCCCACCGTTCTCCTCTTCGACATCGACGGAACCCTGGTCACCACTGGCGGCGCTGGACGGCGCTCGATGGAGATGGCCTTCGAGAAGCTCCACGGCCGCCGCGATGCCTGCGACTCCTTCAGCATGTCGGGCATGACCGACCGGGCCATCGTCCGCAAGGCGCTGGGCATCATCGGCGCCCCCGTCTTCGAGGAGGCCATCTCGGCCGTCGTCGACAGCTACGTCGCGCACCTCTCCGAGGAGGTCCACAAGGTGGATGACTCGGCGTTCCGCGTGCACCCCGGCATGCGGGAGGCCGTCCACGCGGCGCGGGCTCGCGCTGGCTTCGCGGTGGGACTGGGCACTGGCAACGTGCGCCCGGGGGCCCGGGTCAAGCTGGAGCGCGTGCGCATCCATGACCAGTTCTCCTTCGGTGGCTTCGGCTGCGACCATGAGGACCGCGTGGAGCTCATCCGGGCCGGGGCCATGGCGGGCGCCGCGCAGCTCGGAGTTCCCTTCACCGAGTGCCGCGTCGTCATCATCGGAGACACGCCCAAGGACGTGCATGCCGCCAAGGGCATCGGCGCCGAGTGCATTGGCGTGGGCACGGGCAACTTCACCGCCGCGCAGCTTCGCGAAGCCGGAGCCGAGTGGGCGTTCGCGGACTTCTCCGAGCCCGCCGCGCTGAGCGCCCTGCTCGATGGACGCTGA
- a CDS encoding DsrE family protein translates to MAGRVFFFLQHASYEPAFQAASMGITAAAMGDEVYVVFAFEALRQLVRGSFGLAHSERERTELARAEGLGVPAPARMLEEARALGARLIACDTTVRICGFTPQELEGTLDEVMGLASMWRLTEGARVLAL, encoded by the coding sequence ATGGCCGGACGCGTCTTCTTCTTTCTTCAACACGCCAGCTACGAACCCGCCTTCCAGGCGGCCTCCATGGGAATCACCGCCGCCGCGATGGGGGACGAGGTGTATGTCGTCTTCGCGTTCGAGGCGCTTCGTCAACTGGTGCGCGGAAGCTTCGGACTCGCGCACAGTGAGCGTGAGCGCACCGAACTCGCGCGCGCCGAAGGTCTGGGCGTCCCCGCTCCCGCGCGAATGCTGGAGGAGGCGCGGGCGCTCGGTGCACGGCTCATCGCGTGCGACACGACCGTACGCATCTGCGGCTTCACTCCCCAGGAGCTGGAAGGCACCTTGGATGAAGTCATGGGCCTCGCGTCGATGTGGCGTCTGACGGAGGGCGCGCGCGTGCTCGCGCTCTAG
- a CDS encoding SpoIID/LytB domain-containing protein: protein MSPPVRTAGPLLLVLLFAACATPRPAPVPEAPTPAPLPAPQAQPPVAEQAPEPSPPAPEAQPPAPEPAQDLSLGLPGPMELKRLDFRGGEPRVPVKLMEGRSEVTFSPRSRMRLRFGGPEDKVLDAPAGTRWSVRATQGEPAKVTARVQLGEFRFSDKEGLAAMQAEWRARGLAVRTHVLGSVYGIAGKVIDNRRYLLLTEEALSSEAAAERQAELLRRYATRTVLFEEVHRPARAILEVKDEQGNVVGLAQDRLDAETPDGEGFDVRQVEYGVGYDFHAFEDRSFRGALQFVVDREGKLAVVNVVPLEDLLKGLVPSEIFARAHPEALKAQAVTARGEVLAKVGIKHLADPYLLCSEQHCAVYRGRTGEAASTTAAVEATRGEALFSAEGRLVDSVYSAVCGGHTEDNDVVWGGPPDPSLRGRPDVLGPMEGRPTPASLGAWLSATDLPTACRLSSFAQPSKYRWEKRFSAAQMDALTERLGVGPVRALGLSERGVSGRARVLTVAGARGTTQVRGELNIRRLLGMLNSTMATVEEERGAEGQLTGWLFRGGGWGHGVGMCQTGAIGRAEAGQRYRDILRHYFNGAEVAPIY from the coding sequence GTGTCGCCCCCCGTGAGAACCGCCGGCCCACTCCTGCTCGTCCTGTTGTTCGCCGCCTGCGCCACGCCGCGGCCGGCGCCCGTTCCCGAAGCTCCAACGCCCGCGCCCCTCCCTGCTCCCCAGGCGCAGCCCCCCGTGGCCGAGCAAGCTCCCGAGCCCAGCCCGCCGGCGCCGGAAGCGCAGCCCCCCGCCCCCGAGCCCGCGCAGGACCTGTCCCTGGGACTGCCGGGGCCCATGGAACTCAAGCGCCTGGACTTCCGCGGCGGTGAGCCGCGCGTCCCCGTGAAGCTGATGGAGGGACGCAGTGAGGTGACGTTCTCGCCGCGCAGTCGGATGCGGCTGCGCTTCGGAGGCCCGGAGGACAAGGTGCTGGATGCGCCCGCTGGGACGCGATGGTCGGTCCGGGCGACGCAAGGGGAACCCGCGAAGGTCACCGCGCGCGTGCAGCTGGGCGAGTTCCGATTCTCGGACAAGGAGGGGCTGGCGGCGATGCAGGCCGAGTGGCGCGCGCGCGGGCTGGCGGTCCGCACGCATGTGCTCGGCTCGGTGTACGGCATCGCGGGCAAGGTCATCGACAACCGGCGCTACCTGCTGCTCACGGAGGAGGCCCTCTCCTCCGAGGCCGCGGCCGAGCGGCAGGCGGAGCTGCTGCGTCGCTACGCCACCCGGACCGTCCTGTTCGAAGAGGTGCACCGCCCGGCGCGCGCCATCCTCGAGGTGAAGGACGAGCAAGGCAACGTGGTGGGGCTGGCGCAGGACCGCCTGGACGCGGAGACGCCCGACGGCGAGGGCTTCGACGTGCGGCAGGTGGAGTACGGCGTGGGCTACGACTTCCACGCCTTCGAGGACCGCAGCTTCCGGGGCGCGCTCCAGTTCGTGGTGGACCGCGAGGGCAAGCTGGCCGTGGTCAACGTGGTGCCGCTGGAGGACCTGCTCAAGGGGCTGGTGCCCTCGGAGATCTTCGCCCGCGCGCACCCGGAGGCGCTCAAGGCCCAGGCCGTCACCGCGCGGGGCGAGGTGCTGGCGAAGGTGGGCATCAAGCACCTGGCGGATCCGTACCTGCTCTGCTCGGAGCAGCACTGCGCGGTGTACCGCGGGCGCACGGGCGAGGCGGCCAGCACCACGGCGGCCGTGGAGGCCACGCGGGGCGAGGCCCTGTTCAGCGCGGAGGGCCGGCTGGTGGACTCGGTGTACAGCGCCGTGTGCGGTGGACACACCGAGGACAACGACGTGGTGTGGGGCGGCCCTCCGGATCCCAGCCTGCGCGGCCGACCGGACGTGCTCGGGCCCATGGAGGGACGCCCGACGCCCGCTTCACTGGGGGCGTGGCTGTCCGCGACCGACCTGCCCACCGCGTGCCGACTGTCCAGCTTCGCGCAGCCCAGCAAGTACCGCTGGGAAAAGCGCTTCTCCGCGGCGCAAATGGACGCCCTCACGGAGCGGCTGGGCGTGGGGCCGGTGCGGGCCCTCGGACTTTCCGAGCGCGGCGTGTCCGGCCGGGCGCGCGTGCTGACCGTGGCGGGCGCGCGGGGCACCACGCAGGTGCGCGGCGAGCTGAACATCCGCCGGCTGCTGGGGATGCTCAACAGCACCATGGCCACGGTGGAGGAGGAGCGAGGCGCCGAGGGCCAGCTGACGGGGTGGCTGTTCCGCGGCGGAGGATGGGGACACGGCGTGGGGATGTGCCAGACTGGGGCCATTGGCCGGGCAGAGGCCGGGCAGCGCTACCGGGACATCCTGCGCCACTACTTCAACGGGGCCGAGGTCGCCCCCATCTATTGA
- a CDS encoding GNAT family N-acetyltransferase: MATPPETSPAPVTIAQVKDEAELMQALAIREVVFIEEQHVPEGIERDAEDANAFHVLAYQGGHAIGTGRLVMMPEPPPGMQGKWGQIGRMAVLQSHRKAHVGSKLLIMLENEARNRGVGGVMLHAQLYALEFYKRHGYEALGPVFQEGGIDHLEMHKRL, translated from the coding sequence ATGGCGACTCCTCCCGAGACATCCCCGGCGCCCGTTACCATCGCCCAGGTCAAGGACGAGGCCGAACTGATGCAGGCGCTCGCCATTCGCGAGGTGGTGTTCATCGAGGAACAGCACGTTCCCGAGGGCATCGAGCGCGATGCCGAGGACGCGAACGCGTTCCACGTGCTCGCCTACCAGGGAGGTCACGCCATCGGCACGGGACGCCTCGTGATGATGCCGGAGCCGCCTCCTGGCATGCAGGGCAAGTGGGGGCAGATTGGCCGCATGGCCGTGCTCCAGTCGCACCGCAAGGCTCATGTCGGCTCCAAGCTCCTCATCATGCTGGAGAACGAGGCCCGCAACCGGGGCGTCGGCGGCGTGATGCTGCACGCGCAGCTCTACGCGCTCGAGTTCTACAAGCGCCATGGCTACGAGGCGCTCGGCCCCGTGTTCCAGGAGGGCGGCATCGACCACCTGGAGATGCACAAGCGCCTCTAG
- a CDS encoding HEAT repeat domain-containing protein: MLIPPLLSSPRLRSRASLARGWLVGSALGVFAVGGLASEAALAPVPHPASVVDDASAERGLRDRVLGLLEHSPLEEAAREQWHDLGTGAVPILAELAKSHAVPSERRALAVASLAVVAPPQGADTIGALLADLQAPPEVRASAAAALGRSLGLEATSPLLAQLQDRDAQVRAAVAQALGRLGGQEVRQALEDRVALEESAQVREALQRSLTLTEP, encoded by the coding sequence ATGCTGATACCGCCACTCCTCTCGTCCCCTCGCCTTCGCTCACGCGCTTCTCTTGCGCGCGGGTGGCTCGTGGGGTCCGCGCTGGGCGTGTTCGCCGTGGGCGGACTGGCCTCCGAGGCCGCACTCGCGCCCGTGCCACATCCCGCCTCCGTGGTCGATGACGCCTCAGCCGAGCGTGGATTGCGCGACCGGGTCCTCGGGCTCTTGGAGCACAGCCCTCTCGAAGAGGCGGCCCGTGAGCAGTGGCATGATCTCGGGACGGGCGCCGTCCCCATCCTCGCCGAACTCGCGAAGAGCCATGCGGTCCCCAGTGAGCGGCGCGCGCTCGCCGTGGCGTCCCTGGCCGTCGTGGCACCTCCCCAGGGTGCGGACACGATTGGGGCGCTCTTGGCGGATCTCCAGGCTCCGCCCGAGGTTCGAGCGAGCGCCGCGGCCGCTTTGGGACGAAGCCTGGGCTTGGAGGCCACCTCGCCGCTCCTCGCCCAGTTGCAGGATCGAGACGCGCAGGTGCGGGCGGCCGTGGCGCAGGCACTCGGCCGGCTGGGGGGGCAGGAGGTCCGGCAGGCCCTGGAGGACCGGGTCGCCCTGGAGGAGAGCGCTCAGGTCCGAGAGGCCCTGCAGCGCAGCCTCACGCTGACCGAGCCCTGA
- the hrpB gene encoding ATP-dependent helicase HrpB, which yields MADVALPIDPLLPEIVATLRGNRSLVLEAAPGAGKTTRVPRALLEAGLGGGKEIIVLQPRRLPTRLAAQRVSEEMGERVGETVGYQVRFEDVRGPKTRLSFVTEGVLGRRLLSDKTLRDVGIVVLDEFHERHLSADISLAMLRQLQETARPDLKLVVMSATLEAEPVRAFLGGAPSLKSEGRRFDVAIEYLPTPDERHLDQQVLSALKRLFTQGVEGDVLVFLPGAGEIRRAKETCAEFAERHGAELLPLHGDLSPAEQDRAVRRSTRRKIILSTNVAETSVTIDGVAVVIDAGLARVASHSPWSGLPQLKLSKVSRAAAIQRAGRAGRTRAGMCLRLYTQHDFDGRPEQEAPEIRRTDLAETILALRASGATDLSKFPFFEPPPAAALDAAELLLRRLGAVDASGRVTDVGQRLLRFPVHPRQARVIVEGERRGVGADAAVLAALMGERDIRREARANLGGGARGSAIVSGPSDLLELLERFREAERASFASGRMHSLSLEAGAVQSVDRVQKQLRRQVREQGRRPDTAQAAEEALMLSVLAGYPDRVARRRRARAPELVMFGGGSTTLSELSVVQDAELMVAVDAEERPGRGALVRLASAIEPLWLLDLYPDTIEEADTLQWNPESRRVERLTRLAYGNLVLEETRTPAPPSEEAAKVLAGAALAAGPERFADPAALEQWRTRVQLLAQAFPEAGFPTVDATLMRDALASLCVGARSFADLDGVSLLDALYARLTSEQQRLLANHAPERVTLPGGRGVQVHYEPNKPPWVESRLQDFFGMAQGPSVCAGRVPLVLHLLAPNMRAVQVTTDLAGFWERHYPALRKELGRRYPRHSWPEDPRHAQPPAPRPPRR from the coding sequence ATGGCGGACGTCGCCCTTCCCATCGATCCGCTGCTGCCGGAGATCGTCGCCACGCTGCGTGGCAATCGGTCGCTCGTGCTGGAGGCTGCCCCCGGCGCGGGCAAGACGACGCGCGTTCCTCGCGCGCTCCTGGAGGCCGGGCTCGGAGGCGGCAAGGAGATCATCGTCCTCCAGCCCCGACGGCTTCCCACTCGGCTCGCCGCGCAGCGCGTCTCCGAGGAGATGGGTGAGCGCGTGGGCGAGACGGTGGGCTACCAGGTCCGTTTCGAGGACGTGCGCGGGCCGAAGACCCGTCTGTCCTTCGTCACCGAGGGAGTGCTCGGCCGGCGACTCCTGTCCGACAAGACGCTGCGCGACGTGGGCATCGTCGTGCTCGATGAGTTCCACGAGCGACACCTGTCCGCGGACATCTCGCTCGCGATGCTCCGCCAGTTGCAAGAGACCGCGCGCCCCGACCTCAAGCTCGTCGTCATGTCCGCGACGCTGGAGGCCGAGCCCGTCCGGGCGTTCCTCGGTGGAGCCCCCTCGCTCAAGTCCGAGGGCCGTCGCTTCGATGTCGCCATCGAGTACCTGCCCACGCCTGACGAACGTCACCTGGATCAGCAGGTCCTCTCCGCCCTCAAGCGACTCTTCACCCAGGGCGTGGAGGGCGATGTGCTCGTCTTCCTCCCCGGCGCCGGGGAGATCCGCCGCGCGAAGGAGACGTGCGCCGAGTTCGCCGAGCGACACGGCGCCGAGTTGCTGCCACTGCACGGTGACCTCTCACCCGCCGAGCAGGATCGCGCCGTGCGGCGCAGCACGCGCCGGAAGATCATCCTGTCCACCAACGTGGCCGAGACCTCCGTCACCATCGATGGCGTCGCGGTGGTCATCGACGCGGGGCTGGCTCGCGTCGCCTCGCACTCTCCGTGGTCAGGGCTTCCCCAACTCAAGCTCAGCAAGGTGAGCCGTGCCGCAGCCATCCAGCGTGCGGGACGCGCCGGCCGTACCCGCGCGGGCATGTGCCTGCGGCTCTACACCCAGCACGACTTCGACGGTCGGCCCGAGCAGGAAGCTCCGGAGATCCGCCGCACGGACCTCGCCGAGACCATCCTCGCCCTGCGCGCTTCGGGCGCGACGGACCTGAGCAAGTTCCCGTTCTTCGAGCCTCCGCCCGCCGCGGCCCTCGATGCCGCGGAACTCTTGCTTCGCCGGCTCGGCGCCGTGGATGCCTCCGGTCGCGTGACCGACGTGGGCCAGCGGCTGCTTCGCTTCCCGGTCCACCCTCGCCAGGCGCGCGTCATCGTCGAGGGCGAGCGCCGAGGGGTGGGCGCGGACGCCGCCGTGCTCGCCGCGCTGATGGGCGAGCGCGACATCCGCCGAGAGGCCCGAGCCAATCTGGGTGGAGGCGCGCGCGGCTCGGCGATCGTCAGTGGCCCGTCCGACCTCTTGGAGCTGCTCGAGCGCTTTCGCGAGGCGGAACGCGCGAGCTTCGCGTCGGGGCGCATGCATTCGCTCTCGCTGGAGGCCGGGGCGGTGCAGTCCGTCGATCGGGTCCAGAAGCAGCTTCGTCGGCAGGTGCGTGAACAGGGCCGCCGCCCAGATACGGCTCAGGCCGCCGAAGAGGCGCTGATGCTCAGCGTCCTCGCGGGCTATCCGGATCGCGTAGCGCGCAGACGACGGGCCCGCGCTCCGGAGTTGGTGATGTTCGGCGGCGGCAGCACCACGCTTTCAGAGTTGAGCGTCGTGCAGGACGCAGAGCTGATGGTCGCGGTCGACGCCGAGGAGCGACCCGGCCGCGGCGCCCTGGTTCGGCTGGCCAGCGCCATCGAGCCACTCTGGCTCCTGGACCTCTACCCCGACACCATCGAGGAAGCGGACACACTCCAGTGGAACCCCGAATCGCGGCGCGTCGAGCGCCTCACGCGACTCGCCTACGGGAACCTGGTGTTGGAGGAGACACGCACACCCGCGCCCCCTTCCGAGGAGGCAGCCAAGGTCCTGGCTGGAGCCGCGCTCGCGGCGGGCCCGGAGCGCTTCGCCGATCCCGCCGCCCTGGAGCAGTGGCGCACCCGCGTGCAGTTGCTGGCGCAGGCCTTCCCCGAGGCGGGCTTCCCCACGGTGGACGCGACGCTCATGCGCGATGCGCTCGCGTCGCTGTGCGTGGGGGCTCGCAGCTTCGCCGACCTGGACGGCGTCTCCTTGCTGGACGCGCTCTACGCGCGGCTCACGTCGGAGCAGCAGCGCCTGCTGGCCAACCATGCCCCCGAGCGCGTCACCCTGCCCGGAGGTCGCGGCGTCCAGGTGCACTACGAGCCCAACAAGCCGCCCTGGGTCGAGTCACGGCTCCAGGACTTCTTCGGCATGGCGCAGGGGCCTAGCGTGTGCGCGGGGCGGGTGCCGCTCGTGCTGCACCTGCTAGCGCCCAACATGCGCGCGGTGCAGGTCACCACCGACCTGGCGGGCTTCTGGGAGCGGCACTACCCCGCGCTGCGCAAGGAGCTGGGGCGAAGGTATCCACGGCACTCGTGGCCGGAGGATCCGCGCCACGCGCAGCCGCCCGCGCCCCGACCTCCGAGGCGCTGA
- a CDS encoding acyl-CoA dehydrogenase family protein, whose protein sequence is MLHGQGLFQEEHEAFRRTVRAVVEKELRPFAQEWEAKEEFPRELFRRFGELGFLGLKYPEAYGGSAAGELYEAVLLEELGRCGSGGVSAGLGAQFTISTGPLHLFGTEAQKHRWLAPAIRGEKVGALGITEPDAGSDVAGIRTTAHRDGDHYVINGSKTYITNGVRADFVVLAVKTDPSRGHKGLSMVVVEKGTPGFSVGRKLQKLGWRASDTAELFFEECRVPAENLLGVEGQGFSQIIGNFQWERLSLALGAVGAMDDMLETALEHVKQRRAFGQTLSGFQVVRHKLAELFTSRECARQLTYHALRLHLAGEYAVAQTSMAKKVATETCCRVADECLQLHGGAGYMMEYDIQRHWRDARLGPIGGGTSEVMNEIIAKQLGL, encoded by the coding sequence ATGCTGCACGGGCAGGGATTGTTCCAGGAAGAGCACGAGGCCTTTCGTCGCACCGTGCGCGCAGTGGTGGAGAAGGAGCTGCGGCCCTTCGCGCAGGAGTGGGAGGCGAAGGAGGAGTTTCCCCGCGAGCTGTTCCGTCGCTTCGGCGAGCTGGGCTTCCTGGGGCTGAAGTACCCCGAGGCCTACGGTGGCTCGGCCGCGGGCGAACTCTACGAGGCGGTGCTGCTGGAGGAGCTGGGCCGGTGCGGCTCGGGCGGCGTGTCCGCGGGGCTCGGCGCGCAGTTCACGATTTCGACCGGACCGCTGCACCTGTTTGGCACCGAGGCCCAGAAGCACCGCTGGCTGGCGCCTGCCATCCGAGGCGAGAAGGTCGGGGCGCTGGGCATCACCGAGCCGGACGCGGGCTCGGACGTGGCGGGCATCCGCACCACCGCGCACCGGGACGGCGACCACTACGTCATCAACGGCTCGAAGACGTACATCACCAACGGCGTGCGCGCGGACTTCGTCGTCCTCGCGGTCAAGACGGATCCCTCGCGTGGGCACAAGGGCCTGTCCATGGTGGTGGTGGAGAAGGGGACGCCCGGCTTCTCCGTGGGGCGGAAGCTCCAGAAGCTGGGGTGGCGGGCCTCGGACACCGCCGAGCTCTTCTTCGAGGAGTGCCGCGTGCCCGCCGAGAACCTGCTGGGCGTCGAGGGGCAGGGCTTCTCGCAGATCATCGGCAACTTCCAGTGGGAGCGCCTGTCCCTCGCCCTGGGCGCGGTGGGCGCCATGGACGACATGCTGGAGACCGCGCTGGAGCACGTGAAGCAGCGGCGTGCCTTTGGCCAGACGCTCAGCGGCTTCCAGGTGGTGCGCCACAAGCTCGCGGAGCTGTTCACCTCCAGGGAGTGCGCGCGCCAGCTCACCTACCATGCGCTTCGACTTCACCTCGCCGGCGAGTACGCCGTGGCGCAGACGTCCATGGCGAAGAAGGTCGCCACCGAGACGTGCTGTCGCGTGGCCGACGAGTGTCTCCAACTGCACGGAGGCGCCGGCTACATGATGGAGTACGACATCCAGCGTCACTGGCGGGATGCGCGGCTGGGGCCCATTGGCGGAGGAACGAGCGAGGTGATGAACGAGATCATCGCCAAGCAGCTCGGCCTCTGA
- a CDS encoding ferredoxin family protein: MAYVVAEPCIKCKYTDCVEVCPVNCFYEGANFLVIHPDECIDCGACEPVCPTKAIFPETELPAKWGEYKKLNADFSGSWPNITEKKDALPEAEDFKTKEGKRSELDPKPGH; this comes from the coding sequence ATGGCCTACGTCGTCGCCGAGCCATGCATCAAGTGCAAGTACACCGACTGTGTCGAGGTGTGCCCGGTCAACTGCTTCTATGAGGGTGCCAACTTCCTGGTAATCCACCCGGACGAGTGCATTGACTGCGGCGCCTGCGAGCCGGTGTGCCCCACCAAGGCCATCTTCCCGGAGACGGAGCTGCCCGCGAAGTGGGGGGAGTACAAGAAGCTCAACGCCGACTTCTCGGGCTCGTGGCCCAACATCACCGAGAAGAAGGACGCGCTGCCCGAGGCCGAGGACTTCAAGACCAAGGAAGGCAAGCGCTCCGAGCTGGATCCGAAGCCGGGTCACTGA